One Eremothecium cymbalariae DBVPG#7215 chromosome 2, complete sequence DNA window includes the following coding sequences:
- the EHD3 gene encoding mitochondrial 37S ribosomal protein mS47 (similar to Ashbya gossypii AGR024C) — MRRNGYGHNHTFEITKRINRVSFIICTSGDCKTMLRQALKQLYNRKNMSSVVEFTVNNTARRITLNRSKKLNALDYEMCAVIFPAVQEYAKSDVNNVIIIDSSSSPRAFCAGGDVAALSKELLKGNSSVANTYFQAEYSLNWLLATMEKPVVAIMDGITMGGGVGLCIHVPFRVATENTLWAMPESAIGLFADVGTTFGLPRVVTLGGSECQLGYFVCITGDILSGADAYVAGLASHYVDSAHVADLQTRLGELQPNKDADLMFEITNKAIGEFSTPLPKDYKFKYSAAQLDVIEKVFRLDTPLKDVFKSLEEISASPSWSKEAQEFAKETRDKLSLKSIVSMEVTREQFRRNFFNDIQTAMKQDLITATNMCNFQELTEFAKATSHKLLERKKTPYNWEVKDISMGALSRILSPNPENPVSLLDIGSVTFKKYMHHEKFILPNEDKVQAYIVGSDQSGRSMAVTKPEAIRYFTEFNPSTKGKVGVEYIVGFIIDRKCETDRDGFLKWKY; from the coding sequence ATGAGGAGAAATGGATACGGGCATAATCATACGTTTGAAATAACCAAAAGGATCAACCGGGTTTCCTTCATTATATGTACATCTGGAGATTGTAAGACGATGCTCAGACAAGCATTGAAGCAGTTATACAATAGGAAAAATATGTCGTCGGTTGTGGAATTCACGGTGAACAATACAGCGAGGAGGATCACGCTGAACCGGTCTAAGAAGCTAAATGCGTTGGATTATGAGATGTGTGCGGTGATTTTCCCTGCTGTTCAGGAGTATGCCAAGAGTGATGTCAACAATGTGATCATAATTGATTCTTCAAGTAGTCCCAGAGCGTTTTGTGCTGGGGGGGACGTTGCGGCACTTTCTAAGGAGCTGTTGAAGGGAAATTCTTCTGTTGCGAATACGTACTTCCAGGCTGAATACTCTTTGAACTGGCTTTTAGCTACGATGGAGAAGCCCGTTGTTGCCATAATGGATGGGATCACCATGGGTGGAGGAGTTGGGTTGTGTATTCATGTGCCATTCCGCGTTGCTACTGAAAACACTCTCTGGGCAATGCCTGAATCTGCAATTGGGCTTTTCGCAGATGTTGGAACCACGTTTGGGTTGCCAAGAGTGGTCACGCTTGGTGGTTCCGAGTGTCAACTTGGATACTTTGTGTGTATTACGGGGGACATCTTGAGTGGTGCTGATGCATACGTCGCAGGCCTGGCCTCGCATTATGTTGATAGTGCGCATGTTGCGGATCTTCAAACAAGACTGGGTGAGTTGCAGCCAAATAAAGACGCCGATCTTATGTTTGAGATTACAAATAAGGCAATTGGGGAATTTTCCACACCTTTACCAAAGGattataaatttaaatattcagcAGCTCAGCTGGACGTCATTGAAAAGGTTTTCCGTCTCGATACCCCGTTGAAGGATGTATTCAAATCGTTGGAAGAGATTTCTGCATCACCATCATGGTCCAAAGAGGCACAAGAGTTTGCCAAAGAAACTAGAGACAAGCTCTCCCTAAAGTCGATAGTTTCAATGGAGGTTACCAGAGAACAGTTCCGCAGAAACTTTTTCAACGATATTCAAACTGCCATGAAGCAAGACTTAATCACTGCTACAAATATGTGCAACTTTCAGGAATTGACCGAATTTGCGAAAGCGACATCACACAAATTActtgaaagaaagaaaaccCCTTACAACTGGGAAGTTAAAGATATTTCAATGGGGGCTCTGTCACGTATACTATCCCCAAATCCTGAGAATCCCGTATCATTACTTGATATTGGGAGTGTTACCTTTAAGAAGTACATGCATCATGAGAAGTTCATATTGCCAAATGAAGACAAAGTTCAAGCCTATATAGTTGGTTCAGATCAATCTGGAAGATCTATGGCTGTAACCAAACCAGAAGCTATTAGATACTTCACTGAATTTAACCCTTCGACTAAGGGTAAAGTCGGTGTAGAATATATTGTCGGTTTCATCATTGACAGAAAATGTGAGACTGATCGTGATGGTTTTCTAAAATGGAAATATTAG